One region of Lampris incognitus isolate fLamInc1 chromosome 4, fLamInc1.hap2, whole genome shotgun sequence genomic DNA includes:
- the LOC130111461 gene encoding proline-serine-threonine phosphatase-interacting protein 1-like isoform X2 gives MTMLLFRDAFWGSDFISHAGYDALIQRLRDGKEMCKDVEGLLKMRAVAEERYGKELLTIAHKARGFTEISTLRASFDELKAQIQNNGYFHIQLADMLREEVKKLETFRERQKEQRKKFAEIMEKVQKIKVSMFNKTMESKTNYEQRCREADKLQQEAAALSSPKHSERVFQQMEMDRISMLRCVLWDHCNHFSMQCVRNDELYENVRKTLETCDITLDNNCFIETKTTGSSPPECIVFEDFYQRSQSEDRTDSPHFAGGGGLSSRLSKLLPGGTWCSNNNIDDGNLHSESAMTSSDHSLADNASETNESLHNFQQDASAATSSTNGYSYIVLYNYLAQDEEECSVREGEVVQVLQQGDDGWWTVERNGQTGLVPGSYLAIL, from the exons ATGACAATGTTATTGTTCAGAGATGCTTTTTGG GGAAGCGATTTTATCAGTCATGCCGGCTACGATGCTCTGATCCAAAGGCTACGCGATGGCAAGGAGATGTGCAAAGATGTGGAGGGGCTTTTAAAGATGAG GGCCGTAGCAGAGGAGCGGTACGGGAAGGAGCTGCTGACTATCGCGCACAAAGCCAGGGGCTTCACAGAGATCAG CACCTTGAGAGCCTCCTTTGATGAACTCAAAGCAC AGATTCAGAACAACGGGTATTTTCACATCCAGCTCGCTGACATGTTGAGAGAGGAGGTCAAAAAGTTGGAGACATTCCGGGAGCGGCAGAAGGAGCAAAGGAAAAAG TTTGCAGAAATCATGGAGAAGGttcagaaaataaaagtgtcgATGTTTAACAAGACCATGGAG TCTAAGACAAACTATGAACAGAGATGCAGAGAAGCTGACAAGCTGCAGCAAGAGGCCGCCGCACTGTCTTCACCCAAACACTCGGAGAGg gtgtTCCAGCAAATGGAGATGGACCGCATCAGCATGCTGAGATGTGTTCTCTGGGACCACTGTAACCACTTCTCTATGCAGTGTGTCAGAAATGATGAA ctTTACGAGAACGTGAGAAAGACTCTTGAGACATGTGACATCACCTTAGATAACAACTGCTTCATAGAAACGAAAACAACAGGGTCAAGCCCACCAG AGTGCATTGTGTTTGAGGACTTCTATCAGAGGAGTCAGTCGGAGGACAGAACTGACAGCCCTCACTTTGCAGGAGGCGGGGGTCTCAGCAGCAG GTTGTCTAAACTACTACCAGGAGGCACTTGGTGTTCAAATAACAACATCGATGATGGCAATTTACATTCAGAGTCAGCGATGACATCTAGTGATCACT CTCTAGCAGATAATGCGTCTGAAACAAATGAGTCCTTACACAACTTCCAGCAAGATGCCTCAGCGGCCACTTCTTCAACCAATGGATACAGCTACATAGTGCTTTACAACTACCTCGCACAG GATGAAGAGGAGTGTTCTGTCAGGGAGGGGGAAGTGGTGCAGGTGTTACAGCAAGGAGACGACGGCTGGTGGACTGTAGAGAGGAATGGCCAGACTGGATTGGTACCAGGGTCTTACCTAGCCATTTTGTGA
- the LOC130111461 gene encoding proline-serine-threonine phosphatase-interacting protein 1-like isoform X1 — translation MTMLLFRDAFWGSDFISHAGYDALIQRLRDGKEMCKDVEGLLKMRAVAEERYGKELLTIAHKARGFTEISTLRASFDELKAQIQNNGYFHIQLADMLREEVKKLETFRERQKEQRKKFAEIMEKVQKIKVSMFNKTMESKTNYEQRCREADKLQQEAAALSSPKHSERVHHKAKQSIKAAKRTEQLYITNVEKLETVRQDWEETHRSTCEVFQQMEMDRISMLRCVLWDHCNHFSMQCVRNDELYENVRKTLETCDITLDNNCFIETKTTGSSPPECIVFEDFYQRSQSEDRTDSPHFAGGGGLSSRLSKLLPGGTWCSNNNIDDGNLHSESAMTSSDHSLADNASETNESLHNFQQDASAATSSTNGYSYIVLYNYLAQDEEECSVREGEVVQVLQQGDDGWWTVERNGQTGLVPGSYLAIL, via the exons ATGACAATGTTATTGTTCAGAGATGCTTTTTGG GGAAGCGATTTTATCAGTCATGCCGGCTACGATGCTCTGATCCAAAGGCTACGCGATGGCAAGGAGATGTGCAAAGATGTGGAGGGGCTTTTAAAGATGAG GGCCGTAGCAGAGGAGCGGTACGGGAAGGAGCTGCTGACTATCGCGCACAAAGCCAGGGGCTTCACAGAGATCAG CACCTTGAGAGCCTCCTTTGATGAACTCAAAGCAC AGATTCAGAACAACGGGTATTTTCACATCCAGCTCGCTGACATGTTGAGAGAGGAGGTCAAAAAGTTGGAGACATTCCGGGAGCGGCAGAAGGAGCAAAGGAAAAAG TTTGCAGAAATCATGGAGAAGGttcagaaaataaaagtgtcgATGTTTAACAAGACCATGGAG TCTAAGACAAACTATGAACAGAGATGCAGAGAAGCTGACAAGCTGCAGCAAGAGGCCGCCGCACTGTCTTCACCCAAACACTCGGAGAGg GTACATCACAAGGCCAAGCAAAGCATAAAGGCTGCCAAGAGAACAG AGCAGCTTTACATCACCAACGTGGAAAAACTAGAGACAGTTCGTCAGgattgggaggaaacccacaggagCACATGCGAG gtgtTCCAGCAAATGGAGATGGACCGCATCAGCATGCTGAGATGTGTTCTCTGGGACCACTGTAACCACTTCTCTATGCAGTGTGTCAGAAATGATGAA ctTTACGAGAACGTGAGAAAGACTCTTGAGACATGTGACATCACCTTAGATAACAACTGCTTCATAGAAACGAAAACAACAGGGTCAAGCCCACCAG AGTGCATTGTGTTTGAGGACTTCTATCAGAGGAGTCAGTCGGAGGACAGAACTGACAGCCCTCACTTTGCAGGAGGCGGGGGTCTCAGCAGCAG GTTGTCTAAACTACTACCAGGAGGCACTTGGTGTTCAAATAACAACATCGATGATGGCAATTTACATTCAGAGTCAGCGATGACATCTAGTGATCACT CTCTAGCAGATAATGCGTCTGAAACAAATGAGTCCTTACACAACTTCCAGCAAGATGCCTCAGCGGCCACTTCTTCAACCAATGGATACAGCTACATAGTGCTTTACAACTACCTCGCACAG GATGAAGAGGAGTGTTCTGTCAGGGAGGGGGAAGTGGTGCAGGTGTTACAGCAAGGAGACGACGGCTGGTGGACTGTAGAGAGGAATGGCCAGACTGGATTGGTACCAGGGTCTTACCTAGCCATTTTGTGA